One part of the Saprospiraceae bacterium genome encodes these proteins:
- a CDS encoding thioredoxin family protein, with protein sequence MNSSIKCLLLCISLFIQAISVNANSCLSEKSLNAAKQKAVLENKIIILEFTAKWCMPCRHMEKTVFENSAVKKFLEQHAVLYKVDIDEQKKLKEEYKIEVLPTTILMRASGKILSRKEESFNAESFIAWVEGHLELKTAKEQAAIQNKNDSMDALITLDLPLLDAEDFENQERDLNSEIPVPDSKSLNTNNSENSFYIQAGVFSNKENAENLAINLISHFKQEIKIAEETKDNKSTFKVRIGQFESNDEAEVFLEYLLKNNFHGVVKQDGGKL encoded by the coding sequence ATGAATTCTTCCATTAAATGTCTACTTCTTTGCATCAGTCTCTTTATTCAGGCTATTTCAGTAAATGCAAATTCCTGTCTATCTGAAAAATCATTAAACGCTGCCAAACAAAAAGCAGTGCTTGAAAACAAAATTATCATATTGGAATTTACTGCAAAATGGTGTATGCCTTGTCGGCATATGGAAAAAACAGTATTTGAAAATAGTGCTGTGAAAAAATTCTTAGAACAACATGCTGTTCTATATAAAGTCGATATTGATGAACAAAAGAAATTAAAAGAAGAATACAAAATTGAAGTCTTACCGACCACCATTCTGATGAGAGCTTCTGGCAAAATACTTTCTCGCAAAGAAGAATCTTTCAATGCTGAAAGTTTCATAGCTTGGGTAGAAGGTCATCTGGAATTAAAAACTGCAAAAGAACAAGCTGCAATTCAAAATAAAAATGATTCCATGGATGCGCTCATTACCCTTGATTTACCGCTTTTAGATGCTGAAGATTTTGAAAATCAAGAACGCGATCTTAATAGTGAAATTCCAGTTCCAGATAGCAAGTCTTTAAACACAAACAATTCAGAAAATTCTTTTTATATTCAGGCAGGTGTTTTCTCAAATAAAGAAAATGCTGAAAATTTAGCGATCAACTTAATTTCTCATTTCAAACAAGAAATTAAAATTGCTGAAGAAACAAAGGACAATAAATCTACCTTCAAAGTTAGAATCGGACAATTTGAATCCAATGATGAAGCTGAAGTATTTCTTGAATACCTACTTAAAAATAATTTTCATGGTGTTGTGAAACAAGATGGAGGCAAACTTTAA
- a CDS encoding imidazolonepropionase has protein sequence MTASSLLIKNIGKLILASHTSVPFKKGKELSNLPQIEHAFLEIENEKIKSFGSMDELPSWKGEIMDAQGGYILPAFVDCHTHLVFADWRNQEFVDRIHGLTYQEISSKGGGILNSAKKLAALSEDELYDRSAQRLTLAIKKGTGAIEIKSGYGLNTENELKILRVIQRLKQHFPIPIKATFLGAHSFPLEFREDHQAYIQQIIHEMLPEIEKHNLADYCDVFCEQNFYSPDETDKILEAATKHGLKARIHTNQFTHSGGIDIALKHHAVSVDHLEVCNDDEIQKLKDTNTHPVLLPAAAFFMNLEYPPARRMIDQGLGVILASDFNPGTSPSSNMSFVLSLACIKMRMTPEEAIQAMTINAAHNLEIAQEVGSIESGKIANLILTGPIPGISYLPYAFGDSWFTRIFIRGNPDF, from the coding sequence ATGACCGCTTCCTCTCTTCTCATTAAAAATATAGGGAAACTAATACTTGCTTCTCATACTTCTGTGCCTTTTAAGAAAGGTAAAGAGTTATCAAACCTTCCACAAATAGAACATGCTTTTTTAGAAATTGAAAATGAAAAAATAAAATCATTTGGTTCTATGGATGAGCTTCCATCTTGGAAGGGGGAAATCATGGATGCTCAGGGTGGATATATTTTACCTGCTTTTGTTGACTGTCATACACATTTAGTTTTTGCTGATTGGAGAAATCAGGAATTTGTAGACCGAATTCATGGCTTGACTTATCAGGAAATTTCATCTAAAGGAGGTGGCATATTAAATTCTGCGAAAAAATTAGCTGCCTTGTCTGAAGATGAATTATATGACCGATCTGCGCAGCGATTAACGCTCGCTATAAAAAAAGGCACTGGTGCCATTGAAATAAAAAGTGGATATGGATTAAATACTGAAAATGAACTTAAAATATTAAGGGTTATTCAACGATTAAAACAACATTTTCCAATTCCTATAAAAGCAACCTTTTTAGGGGCTCATTCTTTTCCTCTTGAATTCAGAGAAGACCATCAAGCTTATATACAGCAGATCATCCATGAAATGCTCCCTGAAATTGAAAAACATAACTTAGCAGATTATTGCGATGTTTTTTGTGAACAAAATTTCTACAGTCCGGATGAAACTGATAAGATTCTTGAAGCAGCGACAAAACATGGTTTAAAAGCTAGAATTCATACAAACCAATTTACCCATAGTGGAGGCATCGATATTGCTTTAAAACATCATGCAGTCAGTGTAGACCATCTAGAAGTTTGTAATGATGACGAAATTCAAAAATTAAAAGATACGAATACGCATCCGGTTTTATTACCTGCTGCAGCCTTTTTTATGAATCTTGAGTATCCACCTGCGCGACGTATGATCGACCAAGGACTCGGTGTGATTTTAGCGAGTGATTTTAATCCGGGCACATCTCCATCTTCAAATATGTCATTTGTATTAAGTCTGGCCTGTATTAAAATGAGAATGACACCTGAAGAAGCAATTCAGGCAATGACAATTAATGCTGCGCACAACCTTGAAATAGCCCAAGAAGTTGGCAGTATTGAATCTGGAAAAATCGCCAACCTAATCCTTACGGGACCCATCCCAGGTATTTCTTACCTTCCATATGCTTTTGGCGACTCATGGTTTACCCGGATTTTTATCAGGGGAAACCCTGATTTTTAA